In Motacilla alba alba isolate MOTALB_02 chromosome 21, Motacilla_alba_V1.0_pri, whole genome shotgun sequence, the following are encoded in one genomic region:
- the LOC119710634 gene encoding succinate dehydrogenase [ubiquinone] iron-sulfur subunit, mitochondrial isoform X1, giving the protein MAATGALPGRAELRSAKMAAAAVGVSLRRGVPARLLRAGPRTVLRQAQTAAAAPRLKKFAIYRWDPDKAGDKPRMQTYEVDLNKCGPMVLDALIKIKNEMDSTLTFRRSCREGICGSCAMNIAGGNTLACIKKIDSDLSKVTKIYPLPHMYVVKDLVPDLSNFYAQYKSIEPYLKKKDESKEGKQQYLQSIEDRQKLDGLYECILCACCSTSCPSYWWNGDKYLGPAVLMQAYRWMIDSRDEFTEERLAQLQDPFSLYRCHTIMNCTRTCPKGLNPGKAIAEIKKMMATYKQKAATA; this is encoded by the exons ATGGCGGCGACGGGGGCGCTTCCGGGGCGGGCGGAACTGCGCAGcgccaagatggcggcggccgcGGTCGGAGTCTCCTTGAGGCGCGGAGTCCCCGCTCGGCTCctgcgggccgggccgcggACG GTGCTCCGGCAGGCGCagacggcggcggcggcgccgcggctGAAGAAATTCGCCATCTACAGATGGGACCCCGACAAGGCCGGGGACAAACCCCGCATGCAGACCTACGAGGTGGACCTGAACAA GTGTGGGCCCATGGTGCTCGATGCCCTGATCAAGATCAAGAACGAGATGGACTCCACGCTGACCTTCCGCAGGTCCTGCAGGGAGG GGATCTGCGGCTCCTGTGCCATGAACATCGCCGGGGGCAACACCCTGGCCTGCATCAAAAAAATCGACAGTGACCTCAGCAAAGTCACCAAAATCTACCCCCTGCCCCACATGTACGTGGTGAAGGACCTGGTTCCG GACCTGAGTAACTTCTACGCGCAGTACAAATCCATCGAGCCCTACCTGAAGAAGAAGGACGAGTCCAAGGAGGGCAAGCAGCAGTACCTGCAGTCCATAGAGGACCGCCAGAAACTG GACGGGCTCTACGAGTGCATCCtgtgtgcctgctgcagcaccagctgtcCCAGCTACTGGTGGAACGGGGACAAGTACCTGGGCCCCGCCGTGCTCATGCAG gcgTACCGCTGGATGATCGATTCCCGCGATGAGTTCACGGAGGAGCGCCTGGCGCAGCTGCAGGACCCCTTCTCCCTGTACCGCTGCCACACCATCATGAACTGCACCCGCACCTGCCCCAAG GGGCTGAACCCCGGCAAAGCCATCGCTGAGATCAAGAAGATGATGGCGACCTACAAGCAGAAGGCAGCGACTGCCTGA